The following are encoded together in the Cicer arietinum cultivar CDC Frontier isolate Library 1 chromosome 2, Cicar.CDCFrontier_v2.0, whole genome shotgun sequence genome:
- the LOC101502408 gene encoding uncharacterized protein, whose product MLNPTRAEAERLLGISEKLLQNRDLMGSKEFAILAQETEPLLEGSDQILAIVDVLIASEKRVNNNPDWYSILQIDRRSDDLDLIKKQYRRLALLLHPDKSRFQFADHAFKLVADAWAVLSDPIKKSHYDKDLSFFARVDLSVPGWVQQDKLPVRRTGPVSGPGPGPRNSAASARDEISADESARRRTATFWTACPYCYRLYEYPKVYEGFCLKCPNCERSFHGVNVPSLPPLVPGQEAYYCCWGFFPMGFVLGNSDDKEPEPVVVEPVSEPVPVSVQPPSSLPNWMPAPVPVENGRNNVMPVVPVTTPARVATRSGVVSNGVGPGTGPRKRGRPRKYY is encoded by the coding sequence atgctgAACCCAACAAGAGCAGAAGCAGAACGGTTACTAGGAATCTCAGAAAAGCTTTTACAAAACAGAGATCTAATGGGTTCAAAAGAATTCGCAATTTTAGCACAAGAAACCGAACCCCTTCTAGAAGGTTCCGACCAGATCTTAGCAATCGTCGACGTCCTAATCGCTTCCGAAAAGCGTGTCAACAATAATCCCGATTGGTACTCCATTCTCCAAATCGATCGACGCTCCGACGACCTCGACCTCATCAAAAAACAATACCGCCGTCTCGCTCTCCTCCTCCACCCCGACAAAAGCCGATTTCAGTTCGCCGATCATGCTTTCAAGCTCGTCGCCGATGCTTGGGCTGTTCTCTCCGATCCAATTAAGAAATCTCACTACGACAAAGACCTATCGTTTTTCGCTCGTGTTGATTTATCTGTTCCCGGTTGGGTTCAGCAAGATAAATTACCGGTTCGGAGGACCGGGCCTGTGTCTGGACCCGGACCCGGTCCGAGAAACAGTGCTGCATCTGCTAGAGATGAGATTTCGGCAGATGAAAGCGCGCGCAGGAGGACCGCGACTTTTTGGACAGCGTGTCCTTACTGTTACCGTTTGTATGAGTATCCTAAGGTATATGAGGGTTTCTGTTTGAAATGCCCTAATTGTGAAAGATCCTTTCACGGTGTTAATGTTCCGTCGTTACCGCCGTTAGTTCCAGGACAAGAGGCTTATTATTGTTGCTGGGGTTTTTTTCCTATGGGGTTTGTGCTTGGTAACTCAGATGACAAAGAGCCTGAGCCGGTGGTGGTTGAACCTGTTTCTGAACCAGTTCCAGTCTCGGTTCAGCCTCCTTCTTCGCTTCCGAATTGGATGCCTGCACCAGTACCGGTCGAGAATGGTAGAAATAATGTAATGCCGGTAGTGCCCGTTACGACGCCGGCAAGGGTGGCAACTAGGTCCGGTGTTGTTTCGAATGGTGTTGGCCCGGGAACGGGTCCGAGGAAGCGTGGAAGGCCAAggaagtattattaa